Genomic DNA from Nonomuraea rubra:
CCGCCAGCATGCGGGCCACGCGGCGGCCGATCGCGCCGTAGCCGACCAAGCCGACCGTGTTGCCCTCCAGTTCGGGGCCGACGTGGTCGTACATGTAGTAGTCGCCGCGCCACACGCCCGCCGCCAGGTCGGCGTGCGTGCGGGGGATGCGGCGGGTGGCGGCCAGCAGCATGGCCAGGGTGTGCTCGGCGGTCGCCACCGCGTTGCGGCCCGGCGCGAACGTCACCGCCACCCCGGCCCGCGCGGCGGCCTCCAGGTTGGCGTTGACCGGGCCGCCCCTGCTCACGCAGAACAGCCGCAGGTCGGGCGAGGCGTCCAGGACACGCTTGGTGAGCGGGGCCATCTGGGTCACGCACACCTCGACGCCGCGCAGCGCCTCGATCAGCTCCTCCTCCACGTCGGAGGCCTCGTCCACCTCGCCCACCCGGCCGAACGGCACCACCGGCCACGGCAGCGTCAGCTCGCGGATGTCCACCTCTCCGGGGACCGCGTGCCGGATGGCGTCGATGAGCAGGCGGTTCTGGACGAAGTGATCGCCCGCGGCAAGGACTCGGATGGTCAACGAACGGCTCCAATCGGGGAGTTGTACTGCAGCATCGCCACCTGCCCGTCGCGGAGGCGCAGCTCGGTCAGGGCGCAGTTGTCCAGGCGCGGGAACAGCCGGCGGTACTCGCCGAGCGGCACCCCGATGAGCCGGCACAGGGCCAGCCTGATGGCGGTCGTGTGCGCCACCACCAGCACGCGGCCGCCGGGGTGTGCGGCCGCGATGTCGTGCAGCGCGGCGACGAAGCGGTCGGCGGCCCGGTGCGGGTCCTCGCCCCCGGGGAGGGGGTGGGCGGCGGGGTCGGCCTCGAACGCGGCGCGGGCCTCGGGGAAGCGGGCCTTCATCTCGGCCGAGGTGAGGCCGTCACCCTGACCGAAGTCCAGCTCCCGCAGCCGCTCATCGACCTGTACCGCCGGCCCCGCCTCGGCGGCGGTCGGGATCGCGGTGCGGGAGGCGGGTGGAGCGGCCTTGGCGGCGGCGGTTTCGGCGGTGATGCGGGCGCGGCTGAGGGGGGAGGCCCAGATCGCCGCCAGGCCCGCTCCCGCCGCCCAGTCTGCCAACCGCGCGGCCTGGGCGAGGCCGCGCGGGGTCAGCTCGACGTCGGTGATCCCGGCGTAGCGGTTCTCGGCGTGCCAGACGGTCTCGCCGTGGCGGACGAGCACGAGGTCGGTCATCGGGTGGTGGTCCTCTCGCGGGCGTGTGCGGCGGCGGTCGCGTCGAGCCAGCCGCGCCGTTCCAGCTCGGCGACGAACCGCAGGTACGGCTCGCGCAGGTCGGTCCCCGACGGCTCGACGACCGCGCTGGTCCTGATCATCCTCGCCGGGTCGCCGCCCGCCAGGACGGCCATGCCCAGCGCGGGCTCGGCGTTCTCCCGCAGCGTCACGGGCCGCTCCAGGACGTCGGCCCTGAGCCGGGTCCAGTACGCGCTCCGGGTGGCGCCACCGGTCAGGACGAGCTCGCCGTCCACGGGGGCGCCGAGGAGGTCGAGGTAGTCGAAGCACAGGCGCTCGACGAAGGCCGCCCCGAGCAGGATGGCGGCGTACCGCTCGACGTCGTCGGCCGGCTCGCCGAGCGTGAAGCCCTCGGCGCCGGGCGCGTCGAACGGGAACCGCTCCCCCCGCGACACGAGCGGATAGGTCACGACGGGGGGTGTGCGATCCGGGAGCGGCGCGAGCGCGTCAGGCGGGCGGCGCGTGCCGGGGCCGTAGCGGGCCGCCGCCTCGGCGCTCAGGGCGTCGAGGTCGCGTCCGGGCAGGTCGCGGGTCAGCGCGCCGGCCCCCGTGCTCGACGCGCCGCCCGGCAGCCATGACCCGTCCGGAGCGCGGTGCGAGTACACGACGCCCAGCGGGTCGTGGATCAGCTCCTTCGTCACGCCCTTCAGCACGAGCGTCGTGCCCAGCACCGAGTTCCAGCTCCCCGGCCGCAGGGCTCCGGCGCCGAGCTGGGCCGCGCAGCCGTCCGTGGTGCCGGCGATCACCGGGGTGCCGGCCGGAAGGCCGGTCGCCTCGGCCGCCTCGGCGCACACCACGCCCAGCCAGGTGCCGGGCCGCACGACCTCGGGCAACATCGCGCCGGGAACGCCCAGCGCGTCGAACACCTCCAGCGGCCAGCGCTCCTCGATGAGGTCCACGCCGGTCTTGAGCGCGTTGCTCAGGTCGGTCGCGACGGCGTGCCCGGTCAGGCGCCGGTTGACGAAGTCGCTCTGGTGGGCGAGCCGGGCCCCGGCGGGCGCGTCGCGCAGCAGCCACAGCAGCTTCGGCAGCGCCCAGTTCGGCTGCATGCGCCGGTAGCCGAGACGCTCCCACACCGGCGCGCCCACCTCGTTGGCGAGCGAGGCGTCGGCGCGGCGGTCGTCGTACATGAGGGCGGGCGTCAGCGGGCGGCCCGAGGCGTCCGCGAGCAGGATCGTTCCAGAGGTCGCGGCCACCGCCACGCCCTCGACGGGCCCGGAGACCGAGCTCACCGCCTCGCGGGTGGCGGCGGCCAGCTCGCGCCACCACTGCTCGGGGTCCTGCTCGTGCCGGGGCCCGTCGCGGTGGCTGGTGAGCGGCCGGCTGCCGGTGCCGAGCACCCGGCCGTCGCCCGCGACGGCCATGGCCCGCACGCTCTGCGTCCCGAGATCGATGCCGACCCACGCGCTCATGTACGGCTCCGCAGCTCGCCCAGCAGCGGCCACGAGCGGGCGGTGTCGCCGCGCAGCGTGCGGAAGTCCGCGTAGAGCCGGTCGTAGAAGGCCCGGCGGGCGGGGTCGGGCTCGACGGCGTCGCGCAGTCGTACGTGCTCGGCCGCGGCCGCGGCGACGGACGGCGCGGCGCCCGTGGCGGCCAGCCCCACCAGGTACGCCCCCCGCGCCCCCACTTCGGCGTCGGCCGGGCGCCGCACGGGCAGCCCGGTGACGTCGGCGATCAGCGCGAGCCAGGTGGCGCTGGCCGAGCCGCCGCCGCAGACGCGCAGCTCGGTCGGCGCGGCCCCGGTGGCCTCCAGGCAGTCGCGGATGACCATCGTGAGCCCTTCGAGCACCGCCCTGGCCACGTCCGCGCGGCCGTGCTCGAACGACATGCCCAGCAGCGCCCCGCTGGCCAGCGGGTCGGAGAACGGCGCCCGCTCGCCCGCCGGCGACAGGTACGGCAGGAACGCCAGCCCGCCCGCCCCCGGCCGGCTCGACCTGGCCAGCTCGCCCAGCTCGTCGGGCTCCGAGAGCCCCAGCAGCCGGCACGTCCACTGCACCACCTCGGTCCCGGCGAACGTCGGGAACGCCCGCAGGTAGCCGCCGGGCAGCGCGATCGTGATGCCGATCGGCTCGCCGTCCAGGTCGGGGGAGCCGACGACGACCTCGGTGCAGAGCGTCGTGCCGAGGATGCCGCACGCCTGCCCCGGCTGCACCGCCCCCGCGCCGAGCGCGGTCGAGGCGATGTCGTACGGGGCCATCACGACCGGCGTGCCGGCGGCCAGCCCGAGCG
This window encodes:
- a CDS encoding FGGY-family carbohydrate kinase → MAIICVDAGTTVIKAVGYDSTGAEAAVARRGTVVTRPAPGHAEQDMHAVWDAVAATVREVAARVGGADLVAITAQGDGCWLVDADGEPTGPAILWNDARAASIVDRWTRDGLAAEAFRINGSSAASGLPHAVLAWLGEHGPGRLARSSTMLTCGGWIFSRMTGEQVADESDASAPFMDLRARAYAPELLSMFGLTWAERLLPQVRPCPVAGLTAGAAAALGLAAGTPVVMAPYDIASTALGAGAVQPGQACGILGTTLCTEVVVGSPDLDGEPIGITIALPGGYLRAFPTFAGTEVVQWTCRLLGLSEPDELGELARSSRPGAGGLAFLPYLSPAGERAPFSDPLASGALLGMSFEHGRADVARAVLEGLTMVIRDCLEATGAAPTELRVCGGGSASATWLALIADVTGLPVRRPADAEVGARGAYLVGLAATGAAPSVAAAAAEHVRLRDAVEPDPARRAFYDRLYADFRTLRGDTARSWPLLGELRSRT
- a CDS encoding FGGY-family carbohydrate kinase; translation: MSAWVGIDLGTQSVRAMAVAGDGRVLGTGSRPLTSHRDGPRHEQDPEQWWRELAAATREAVSSVSGPVEGVAVAATSGTILLADASGRPLTPALMYDDRRADASLANEVGAPVWERLGYRRMQPNWALPKLLWLLRDAPAGARLAHQSDFVNRRLTGHAVATDLSNALKTGVDLIEERWPLEVFDALGVPGAMLPEVVRPGTWLGVVCAEAAEATGLPAGTPVIAGTTDGCAAQLGAGALRPGSWNSVLGTTLVLKGVTKELIHDPLGVVYSHRAPDGSWLPGGASSTGAGALTRDLPGRDLDALSAEAAARYGPGTRRPPDALAPLPDRTPPVVTYPLVSRGERFPFDAPGAEGFTLGEPADDVERYAAILLGAAFVERLCFDYLDLLGAPVDGELVLTGGATRSAYWTRLRADVLERPVTLRENAEPALGMAVLAGGDPARMIRTSAVVEPSGTDLREPYLRFVAELERRGWLDATAAAHARERTTTR
- a CDS encoding histidine phosphatase family protein, encoding MTDLVLVRHGETVWHAENRYAGITDVELTPRGLAQAARLADWAAGAGLAAIWASPLSRARITAETAAAKAAPPASRTAIPTAAEAGPAVQVDERLRELDFGQGDGLTSAEMKARFPEARAAFEADPAAHPLPGGEDPHRAADRFVAALHDIAAAHPGGRVLVVAHTTAIRLALCRLIGVPLGEYRRLFPRLDNCALTELRLRDGQVAMLQYNSPIGAVR
- a CDS encoding 2-hydroxyacid dehydrogenase, with product MTIRVLAAGDHFVQNRLLIDAIRHAVPGEVDIRELTLPWPVVPFGRVGEVDEASDVEEELIEALRGVEVCVTQMAPLTKRVLDASPDLRLFCVSRGGPVNANLEAAARAGVAVTFAPGRNAVATAEHTLAMLLAATRRIPRTHADLAAGVWRGDYYMYDHVGPELEGNTVGLVGYGAIGRRVARMLAGFGANVLVHDPYVDAPNGVGLPELLERSLFVSLHARATPETAGLIGAAELAAMPEGSVLVNCARGALLDYDALCDALDSGHLFGAAMDVFPEEPIPQGSRLLTTPNLVMTPHLAGASKETAMKAAAIVAADVARYVRGEPLAHVANP